A window from Desulfurispora thermophila DSM 16022 encodes these proteins:
- the polX gene encoding DNA polymerase/3'-5' exonuclease PolX, producing MYNFEIALALEELADLLEFQGEDFFKIRAYRQAARTLARHPVPVVEVYRQKKLAGLPGVGKNIAAKVSELIEKGYMNKLEELRRQVPPGVREMMALPGVGPKRARLFYDHLGVQTLDDLYRAAQEKKLRRLPGIGSKTEFAIRQHIERLKETPSIHLLNLARLLAREMIAYLGELPGVQRVEITGGTRRWEETVSDLDLLVQTTDWETLAEALRSHPRVVEILEKDENRLQVQTLWGLPLEVLRAAEDNFWPLLVYSTGNKAHLQKLQDFFARRGWHLCEEGVKPLAGVAAEAIAPLPQWQDEEQVYRELGLQYIVPELRQGGEELVLAAAGVLPRLIETGDIKGDLHVHSDWSDGGASIEQLAERARQKGYEYLAITDHSQSLKVARGLSIEQLQEQYRQIDRLNAGFSDFTLLKGMEVDIKMAGELDYPDEILEQADVVVASVHSGFQQEMPAMTRRIMQAIENPHVDIIGHLTGRMLGQRPGYQLDVEKVLELAGKCGKILEINSSPERLDLSPPHVRRALEHGAKIAVNTDAHDLQRLEEIEYGVAVARRAGLTREQVVNTLPLADLRHILRR from the coding sequence GTGTATAATTTTGAGATCGCTCTGGCTTTGGAGGAACTGGCCGATTTGCTGGAATTCCAGGGGGAAGATTTTTTTAAAATCCGCGCCTACCGCCAGGCGGCCCGCACGCTGGCCAGACACCCCGTGCCTGTGGTGGAGGTGTACCGGCAAAAAAAACTGGCCGGCCTGCCCGGGGTGGGTAAAAACATTGCCGCCAAAGTGAGTGAGCTGATAGAAAAGGGTTACATGAACAAGCTGGAGGAACTGCGCCGCCAGGTTCCGCCCGGCGTGCGGGAGATGATGGCCCTGCCCGGAGTGGGCCCGAAAAGAGCCCGCCTGTTTTACGACCACCTGGGCGTGCAGACCCTGGACGATCTGTACCGGGCAGCGCAGGAAAAAAAGCTGCGCCGCCTGCCGGGCATCGGGTCCAAGACCGAGTTTGCCATCCGCCAGCATATAGAACGTCTGAAAGAGACACCTTCCATCCACCTGCTGAATCTGGCCCGTTTGCTGGCCCGGGAGATGATTGCATATTTGGGTGAGTTGCCCGGCGTGCAACGAGTGGAAATTACCGGTGGCACCCGCCGCTGGGAGGAAACGGTGAGCGATCTGGATCTGCTGGTGCAGACCACAGACTGGGAGACGTTGGCCGAAGCTCTACGCTCCCATCCCCGGGTGGTGGAGATACTGGAGAAGGACGAGAACCGCCTGCAGGTGCAGACGTTGTGGGGTCTGCCTCTGGAGGTGCTGCGAGCGGCGGAGGACAACTTCTGGCCGCTATTAGTGTACAGCACGGGGAACAAGGCCCACCTGCAAAAATTGCAGGATTTCTTCGCCCGCCGGGGCTGGCACCTTTGTGAGGAGGGGGTAAAACCGCTGGCGGGTGTCGCTGCTGAAGCTATTGCACCGCTGCCGCAGTGGCAGGACGAGGAGCAGGTCTACCGGGAGCTGGGGCTCCAGTACATCGTTCCCGAACTGCGCCAGGGGGGCGAAGAACTGGTCCTGGCGGCCGCCGGGGTACTGCCGCGCCTGATTGAGACCGGTGATATAAAAGGCGACCTGCATGTGCACAGTGATTGGAGCGATGGCGGGGCGAGCATTGAGCAGCTGGCTGAAAGAGCGCGGCAAAAAGGATATGAGTACCTGGCCATTACCGACCATTCCCAGTCGTTGAAAGTGGCCCGCGGTCTTTCCATAGAGCAACTACAGGAACAATACCGGCAGATTGACCGGCTCAATGCGGGTTTTAGCGATTTTACCCTGCTCAAGGGCATGGAAGTGGATATAAAAATGGCCGGTGAGCTGGACTATCCGGATGAAATATTAGAGCAGGCCGATGTGGTGGTGGCCTCGGTGCACAGCGGTTTCCAGCAGGAGATGCCGGCCATGACCCGGCGGATTATGCAGGCCATAGAAAACCCGCATGTGGACATCATTGGTCACCTCACCGGGCGCATGCTGGGCCAGCGCCCCGGCTATCAGCTGGATGTGGAAAAAGTGCTGGAGCTGGCCGGGAAATGTGGTAAAATACTGGAAATAAATTCTTCTCCCGAGCGGCTGGATCTGTCTCCTCCCCACGTGCGCCGGGCGCTGGAGCATGGAGCAAAGATTGCTGTGAACACCGACGCGCACGACTTGCAGCGGCTGGAGGAAATAGAGTATGGTGTGGCGGTGGCCCGCAGAGCAGGGTTGACCAGGGAGCAGGTGGTAAATACACTGCCGCTGGCCGACCTGCGCCACATCCTGCGCCGCTAG
- a CDS encoding DNA-3-methyladenine glycosylase: protein MIEPKMLEREQLLPPGEWEILPREFYSRDTVLVARELLGQVLVHHSPRGPAGGIIVETEAYLQGDPACHASRGMTPRNRVMFGPAGHAYIYFIYGMHYCFNIVTAAEGVGEAVLIRALEPLFGIELMQERRSRSDLRQLCRGPACLVQALGLDRSLNGVPVYEPPLLVYRGRRMAEGDIVVTTRIGIKEGADLPLRFYLRGNRYVSRP, encoded by the coding sequence ATGATTGAACCAAAAATGCTTGAGCGGGAGCAGTTGTTGCCGCCCGGAGAGTGGGAGATATTGCCCCGTGAGTTTTACTCCCGCGATACGGTGCTGGTGGCCCGGGAACTGCTGGGCCAGGTTCTGGTGCACCATTCGCCCCGGGGTCCGGCGGGGGGCATTATAGTGGAAACCGAGGCTTACCTGCAGGGCGATCCGGCCTGCCACGCCAGCCGGGGGATGACACCGCGCAACCGGGTGATGTTTGGCCCGGCCGGTCACGCTTACATATACTTTATATATGGCATGCACTATTGCTTCAACATTGTCACCGCTGCCGAAGGGGTGGGCGAGGCGGTGCTCATCCGGGCCCTGGAGCCCCTTTTCGGTATTGAGCTGATGCAGGAGCGGCGCAGTCGCAGCGACCTGCGCCAGCTCTGCCGCGGCCCGGCCTGTCTGGTGCAGGCGCTGGGCCTGGACAGAAGCCTGAACGGTGTACCGGTTTATGAGCCTCCGCTGCTGGTTTACCGGGGGCGCCGGATGGCCGAGGGGGATATTGTGGTTACTACCCGCATAGGCATCAAAGAGGGGGCGGACCTGCCCCTGCGCTTTTACCTGCGGGGCAACAGGTATGTATCGCGCCCGTAG
- a CDS encoding NIF3 (NGG1p interacting factor 3)-like protein, whose translation MKIREIYELAVKKGMEQDPRGLAAVQKVLEKSRKRFEEAKEEEKREFDQDSLFNPYADTRLLVGDPEREVRRVLAGIDMEVGEVLLADRLGEKGQPIDLIIAHHPEGKAMAALHEVMHLQEDVLAKFGVPINVAQGILSSRINEVRRNMMPFNHNRAVDAARLLGLSMMCIHTPADNHVHTFVQNLMDEKQPETLGDVLKLLKSIPEYEQAVQYNAGPTIIVGSKERRAGKIMVDMTGGTSGSEDAYSKLAVAGVGTLIVMHMGEKHRKEAEKNHINVIIAGHMASDSLGLNLILDELAAAGIEIIPCAGLLRVRRN comes from the coding sequence ATGAAAATAAGAGAAATCTACGAACTGGCGGTAAAGAAGGGCATGGAGCAGGACCCGCGCGGCCTGGCCGCCGTGCAGAAGGTGCTGGAAAAATCCCGCAAGCGTTTTGAAGAAGCCAAAGAAGAGGAAAAGCGCGAGTTTGATCAGGACAGCCTGTTCAATCCCTATGCCGATACGCGCCTCCTGGTGGGCGATCCGGAGCGGGAAGTGCGGCGGGTGCTGGCCGGCATAGATATGGAAGTGGGCGAGGTGCTGCTGGCCGACCGCTTGGGCGAAAAGGGCCAGCCCATTGACCTGATCATCGCCCACCACCCGGAAGGCAAGGCCATGGCCGCCCTGCACGAAGTGATGCACCTGCAGGAGGACGTGCTGGCCAAATTCGGCGTACCCATCAACGTGGCCCAGGGTATCCTGAGCTCGCGCATCAATGAAGTGCGGCGCAATATGATGCCCTTCAACCACAACCGGGCGGTGGACGCGGCGCGCCTGCTGGGGCTGTCCATGATGTGCATTCACACTCCGGCCGATAACCATGTGCACACTTTTGTGCAGAACCTGATGGATGAAAAACAGCCCGAAACGCTGGGCGATGTGCTCAAACTGCTCAAAAGCATTCCCGAATACGAACAGGCTGTACAGTACAATGCCGGGCCCACCATCATTGTGGGTAGCAAAGAGCGGCGGGCCGGCAAGATCATGGTGGACATGACCGGCGGTACCAGCGGTTCCGAGGATGCCTACAGCAAGCTGGCGGTGGCCGGTGTGGGCACATTGATTGTCATGCACATGGGAGAAAAGCACCGCAAGGAGGCCGAGAAGAACCACATCAATGTGATCATTGCCGGGCACATGGCTTCCGATTCCCTGGGCTTGAATCTAATTCTAGATGAACTGGCCGCTGCAGGCATCGAGATCATTCCCTGCGCCGGTCTGTTGCGGGTGCGGAGAAATTAG
- a CDS encoding DUF3656 domain-containing U32 family peptidase: protein MQEALDRGMTDYPGGTSPASPAKPKRMELLAPAGDWTALVAAVANGADAVYLGGKSFSARAQAANFERQELARAVEYAHLRGVKIYVTVNTLLADAEMSEALDFLAYLQQVGADAVIVQDLGLIRMARRFLPELPLHASTQMTVHNAPAARHLAGLGIKRVVLARELSLGEIGQIKEQAGVEVEVFGHGALCICYSGQCLLSSMIGGRSGNRGRCAQPCRLAYSLVDAKGRLLVDEKQHGRYLLSPRDLNTAALLPRLLAAGVDALKIEGRMKRPEYVATVVRVYRQLLDMVAENRDYHVPEHLNRELAQIFNRDFTAGYLLGQAGYELMSYKRPNNRGVRLGRVKSYRAERRLVEIQLEDELQVGDGLEIWVSDGGRAGFEVTEIWSGRQRLERAAVGQSVLVPLPPGKYRVRPGDRVFKTHAAALVARAQVSYARPEDVRRLPLHLQVRGGPGKPLQVTAVALAAHLPDGRVQATGATSSPGQAAEKNPLDEEVLRRYLGRLGGTVFYLASLQAQLAGEVFYPVSQLNELRRQLVEDLKQQMLHIARPAAPLTAAELAQRRAELYRLPAMKTVEGDLHMGSKNDGRDVPSVQENRAVPWLTVIAGTLDAAITAVQQGADVVYWGADNFHRLSGRELLAQAAELGRVCAAAGARWYYSTPRIMPEAELERQWELLEKLLNLSRPPHGVLVGNLGLWHMLRDYHPQLTVVVDWPLNVFNRVTRQYFIEQGAVRVTLSPELSLSQLQQLLPEGYCEVLVHGAQELLVSRHCLPGSLLGGRSGQQACRGVCRPGQYYLRDRMGAVFPLETDRQCHMHIFNSRHLCLLEDIPALVRAGVYALRIEARREGTGFVTAAVRAYRRILAARSHEVPELAGELKQQLAAFSPQGFTKGHLYRGV from the coding sequence GTGCAGGAAGCGTTGGACAGGGGAATGACAGATTATCCAGGGGGAACGTCGCCAGCATCTCCGGCGAAACCAAAACGCATGGAACTGCTGGCACCGGCCGGGGACTGGACGGCGCTGGTGGCGGCCGTGGCCAACGGTGCCGATGCGGTGTATCTGGGGGGCAAGAGCTTCAGCGCCCGGGCCCAGGCGGCCAATTTCGAGCGGCAGGAGCTGGCCCGGGCGGTGGAGTACGCCCACCTGCGCGGGGTGAAAATCTATGTTACAGTCAATACCCTGTTGGCCGACGCTGAAATGTCCGAGGCACTGGACTTTCTGGCCTACCTGCAGCAGGTGGGAGCCGATGCGGTGATTGTCCAGGATCTGGGGCTGATCCGTATGGCGCGGCGTTTTCTGCCCGAGCTGCCCCTGCACGCCAGCACCCAGATGACGGTACACAACGCGCCGGCGGCCCGGCATCTGGCCGGGTTGGGCATCAAGCGGGTGGTGTTGGCCCGCGAGCTATCGCTGGGGGAGATTGGTCAGATTAAAGAGCAGGCCGGTGTGGAGGTGGAGGTTTTCGGGCACGGTGCCCTGTGCATTTGCTACTCCGGCCAGTGCCTGCTTTCCAGTATGATCGGTGGGCGCAGCGGCAACCGGGGCCGTTGCGCTCAGCCCTGCCGCCTGGCCTACAGCCTGGTGGATGCAAAGGGCCGGCTCCTGGTGGATGAAAAGCAACACGGGCGCTACCTGCTCAGTCCGCGTGATCTGAACACTGCCGCTCTTTTGCCCCGGCTGCTGGCGGCCGGGGTGGATGCGCTCAAGATTGAGGGGCGGATGAAGCGCCCCGAGTATGTGGCTACAGTGGTGCGGGTGTACAGGCAGCTGCTGGACATGGTCGCAGAAAACCGGGACTACCATGTACCCGAACACCTAAACCGCGAATTGGCCCAGATTTTTAACCGGGATTTCACGGCCGGTTATTTACTGGGCCAGGCGGGTTATGAATTGATGAGCTACAAACGGCCCAACAACCGGGGTGTGCGCCTGGGCCGGGTGAAGAGCTACCGGGCGGAGCGCCGGCTGGTGGAGATCCAGTTGGAAGACGAGTTGCAAGTGGGAGACGGTTTGGAAATCTGGGTGAGCGATGGCGGGCGGGCCGGTTTTGAAGTGACCGAAATCTGGTCGGGCCGGCAGCGCCTGGAGCGGGCAGCAGTCGGGCAAAGCGTGCTTGTGCCGCTGCCGCCCGGTAAATACCGGGTGCGACCGGGCGACCGGGTCTTCAAAACCCACGCCGCCGCGCTGGTGGCCAGGGCACAGGTATCCTACGCCCGGCCGGAAGATGTGCGGCGCCTGCCCCTGCACTTGCAGGTGCGGGGCGGACCGGGTAAGCCGCTGCAGGTGACCGCGGTGGCTCTGGCCGCCCATTTGCCGGACGGGCGGGTGCAGGCAACGGGCGCTACATCTTCACCGGGCCAGGCGGCAGAGAAAAATCCTTTGGATGAAGAGGTGCTGCGCCGCTACCTGGGAAGGCTGGGCGGTACGGTCTTCTATCTGGCAAGTCTGCAGGCGCAGCTGGCGGGCGAGGTTTTTTACCCCGTTTCCCAGCTCAATGAGCTGCGCCGCCAACTGGTGGAGGACTTAAAACAACAGATGTTGCACATAGCCCGTCCGGCAGCCCCGCTTACCGCGGCGGAACTGGCACAGCGCCGAGCTGAATTGTACCGGTTGCCCGCCATGAAAACAGTGGAGGGTGACCTGCACATGGGGAGCAAGAACGATGGGCGGGATGTACCATCAGTGCAGGAAAACCGCGCTGTTCCATGGCTTACGGTTATTGCCGGCACTCTGGATGCTGCTATAACAGCGGTGCAGCAGGGGGCCGATGTTGTCTACTGGGGGGCGGATAATTTTCACCGCCTGAGCGGGCGGGAACTGCTGGCGCAGGCCGCTGAACTGGGGCGGGTTTGTGCTGCTGCCGGAGCGCGCTGGTACTACAGCACACCCCGCATAATGCCGGAAGCGGAACTGGAGCGGCAGTGGGAGCTATTGGAGAAGCTGCTGAATCTATCCCGGCCGCCGCACGGTGTGCTGGTGGGCAACCTGGGCCTGTGGCACATGCTGCGCGACTATCACCCCCAACTGACCGTGGTTGTGGACTGGCCGCTCAATGTCTTCAACCGGGTAACCCGGCAGTATTTTATTGAGCAGGGAGCCGTGCGGGTAACCCTTTCCCCCGAGCTCAGCCTTTCCCAGTTGCAACAACTGTTGCCGGAAGGGTACTGTGAAGTGCTGGTGCACGGGGCGCAGGAACTGCTGGTCAGCCGGCACTGCTTGCCGGGCAGTTTGCTGGGCGGCCGCAGCGGGCAGCAGGCCTGCCGGGGTGTTTGCCGGCCGGGACAGTATTACCTGCGGGATAGGATGGGTGCGGTTTTTCCTCTGGAAACCGACCGGCAGTGTCACATGCACATTTTTAATTCGCGCCACCTTTGCTTGTTGGAAGATATCCCAGCCCTGGTCCGGGCGGGGGTATACGCTTTACGCATTGAGGCCCGCCGGGAGGGGACCGGTTTTGTTACGGCCGCTGTGCGAGCTTACCGCCGGATACTGGCGGCCCGGTCCCATGAGGTGCCCGAACTGGCCGGGGAGCTCAAGCAGCAACTGGCGGCTTTCAGCCCGCAGGGTTTTACCAAGGGGCACCTCTATCGCGGGGTGTGA
- a CDS encoding endonuclease MutS2, translating into MDEKTYKRLEFDRVRQQLARHAASPLGAELALAASPLADRQEIEHLQQETSQAAELLRREPAADLGGWLDVRQQVQQAGQGLELEPLDLYAVGQTLAAARRAKKFLSEREQQYPLLGLLARQLNYHNEVENAILKSILPGGEIADQASSQLAAIRRNILGAQVRIKNRLEEMIRSPQMQKYLQDPIVTMREGRYVIPVKVEYRTQVPGLVHDQSASGATLFIEPMAVVEANNELRALLAAEKQEIARIIRELSRAVGLQAGLISDTLRALARLDYALARARYSQALDGCAPEICDGHVLDLKSARHPLLTGEVVPVSLHLGLDFDTLVITGSNTGGKTVALKTTGLCVLMALSGLHIPAAPGSRVGLFRRVFADIGDEQSIEQSLSTFSSHMTNIVGILRQAGPGSLVLLDELGSGTDPTEGAALARAILEELHAAGARTVATTHYSELKDYAYSTPRVENASVEFDVETLRPTYRLLIGRPGRSNAFEIARRLGLAPAIVERARGLLSREQRAAADLMQELEKARQTAEADRQAAAVARRQAEELQEKVQHLEQELREKKQEMLQKAAEEARLLVKNARQQAEEIIRELREKAASAEARQREQAIAAARQELQEMQGKIYKRLARREPPPGPPLAGVQPGQEVFIPRFGQSGLVLAVDGQQAQVQVGVIKVNVSLAELRAAQPARSERRVQLGGMLAGKTKHIETRLDLRGMTADEALPEVDKYLDDAFLAGLKQVQLVHGKGTGALRAAVQQHLKKHPRVKSFRLGEQGEGGLGVTVVELN; encoded by the coding sequence ATGGACGAAAAAACATACAAGAGGCTGGAATTTGACCGGGTGCGCCAGCAGCTGGCCCGTCATGCCGCGTCGCCCCTGGGGGCGGAACTGGCGCTGGCGGCCAGTCCGTTGGCCGACCGGCAGGAAATAGAACACTTACAGCAGGAGACCAGTCAGGCGGCTGAGTTGTTGCGCCGCGAGCCAGCCGCCGATCTGGGGGGCTGGTTGGACGTGCGCCAGCAGGTGCAGCAGGCCGGGCAGGGCCTGGAACTGGAACCTCTGGATCTGTACGCTGTGGGGCAGACCCTGGCTGCAGCGCGGCGGGCCAAAAAGTTTCTCAGCGAACGCGAACAGCAATACCCTCTCCTGGGACTGTTGGCCCGGCAACTCAACTACCACAACGAGGTGGAAAACGCCATCTTAAAGTCCATCCTGCCGGGAGGAGAGATCGCCGACCAGGCCAGCAGCCAGCTGGCGGCCATTCGCCGCAACATTCTGGGCGCTCAGGTGAGGATAAAAAACCGTCTGGAGGAAATGATCCGCTCGCCCCAGATGCAAAAGTATTTGCAGGATCCCATTGTTACCATGCGGGAAGGGCGCTATGTGATCCCGGTCAAGGTGGAGTACCGGACCCAGGTGCCCGGTCTGGTGCACGATCAATCGGCCAGCGGAGCGACGCTCTTTATTGAGCCCATGGCTGTGGTGGAAGCCAATAACGAGTTGCGGGCCCTGCTGGCGGCCGAAAAGCAGGAAATTGCCCGCATCATCCGGGAGTTATCCCGGGCTGTGGGGCTGCAGGCCGGTCTGATCAGCGATACACTGCGGGCTCTGGCCCGCCTGGATTATGCTCTGGCCCGGGCCCGCTACAGCCAGGCCCTGGACGGTTGCGCGCCGGAAATATGTGATGGCCACGTATTGGACTTGAAAAGTGCCCGGCATCCCCTGCTGACAGGCGAAGTGGTGCCGGTTTCCCTGCATCTGGGCCTTGACTTCGACACGCTGGTGATCACCGGTTCCAACACCGGGGGGAAAACTGTAGCTTTAAAGACCACAGGGTTGTGTGTACTGATGGCCCTCTCCGGGCTGCACATACCGGCCGCGCCGGGCAGCCGGGTGGGCCTTTTCCGGCGGGTCTTCGCCGACATAGGCGACGAGCAGAGCATTGAGCAGTCGCTCAGCACTTTTTCTTCCCACATGACCAACATTGTGGGCATCCTGCGACAGGCCGGGCCGGGTAGCCTGGTGCTGCTGGACGAACTGGGTTCGGGCACCGACCCCACGGAAGGCGCCGCCCTGGCCCGGGCCATCCTGGAGGAGCTACACGCGGCCGGGGCCAGAACCGTGGCCACCACCCACTACAGTGAGCTCAAGGACTACGCCTACAGTACGCCGCGGGTGGAAAACGCCAGCGTGGAGTTCGACGTGGAAACGCTGCGCCCCACCTACCGGCTGCTGATTGGCCGCCCCGGGCGCAGCAATGCTTTTGAGATTGCCCGCCGGCTGGGATTGGCTCCGGCTATCGTGGAAAGGGCAAGAGGGCTGCTCAGCCGGGAACAGCGGGCGGCGGCCGATTTAATGCAGGAACTGGAAAAAGCCCGCCAGACGGCCGAAGCCGACCGGCAGGCAGCGGCGGTAGCCAGGCGGCAGGCGGAGGAGCTGCAGGAAAAGGTGCAGCACCTGGAGCAGGAACTGCGTGAGAAAAAGCAGGAGATGTTGCAAAAAGCGGCCGAAGAGGCCCGCCTGCTGGTGAAAAACGCCCGCCAGCAGGCTGAGGAGATTATTCGCGAGCTCCGGGAAAAAGCGGCCAGCGCAGAAGCCCGGCAGCGTGAGCAGGCCATTGCGGCGGCCCGTCAGGAACTGCAGGAGATGCAGGGCAAGATTTACAAGCGGCTGGCCCGCCGGGAACCACCGCCCGGCCCACCCCTGGCCGGTGTGCAGCCGGGACAGGAGGTTTTCATTCCCCGCTTTGGTCAGTCCGGGCTGGTACTGGCGGTGGACGGTCAGCAGGCTCAGGTGCAGGTGGGAGTAATCAAGGTCAATGTTTCGCTGGCCGAGCTGCGGGCCGCCCAGCCGGCGCGCTCCGAGCGGCGGGTGCAGCTGGGGGGCATGCTGGCGGGCAAAACCAAACACATTGAGACCCGGCTGGATTTGCGCGGCATGACGGCCGACGAGGCGCTGCCCGAAGTGGACAAATATCTGGACGACGCCTTTTTGGCCGGCTTAAAACAGGTGCAGCTGGTGCACGGCAAGGGCACCGGTGCGCTGCGGGCGGCGGTGCAGCAGCACCTGAAAAAGCACCCGCGGGTGAAGTCCTTCCGCCTGGGCGAACAGGGGGAAGGCGGCCTGGGTGTGACCGTGGTGGAACTGAACTGA